From the genome of Chryseobacterium geocarposphaerae:
GGGCTCACCTGTTCCCATTCCGAACACAGAAGTTAAGCCCACCAGCGCCGATGGTACTGCGACAAGCGGGAGAGTAGGTCGCCGCCAGTTTTTTTAAAGTCTCATTCAATTACATGAATGAGACTTTTTTGTTTTATATACATAAACAACCATTATTAATATTAATCTCATTCAATCAATGATAACCTAAGTCTCAATGGAGTAGGGTGATCTAGCCCCGATTGAACGGCATGTTTGAGCTCTTTTTATTGAGATGGGAGAAGGCTAGGCGTAAAAAAGCGAGTAGTGAAAGCGGGAAACAGCTACTAATAAAAGGTTCTTTGTAGGAATTCTGGCCGTTATATGATCAAATATAGCTACAAAGCGTTTATTTGTTATTGAAGGTTATATCATTATGAATAGCTTATAAATAAAAAACCGAAGAATTTTCTTCGGTTTTTTTACTATTCAAACAAATAATTTTATCTTTAAAAATGTTCCCAAAAAATTGGTTCATATGACCTAGAAAGATCTTTTATACAATTTTTAGAGAAGATCTGAAGTTTTACTATGCTTATGCTTTTTTCTTTACTATAGGGGAACTGCGGAGTCTTATCTGTAGACTTCATAATACTTCCGTCAGAATAATTTACTGTCCAAGCATATTTATATTCATTGTTGGAAACATTTGGGAAGAAGTTTACGATTCCGTCACCAAATTTACCCTGTTTGAAGTCTGTAACCTCAATATCACAATTTTTGCTGATATTGGTATTTTGTTTTACGTCAGCTGATGTTCCATTTATTGCATTCTCATAATTCTTACCACTCAATATTTCGATTGTTTTACTGCACTGGATCATTCCTTGTGAAGTAAGTACGGATATAGATATTAACTGACGTCCTTCTTCATTAGCTTTTAGTTTAATGCTACTAAGTTTGTTATCACCTATTACTGTGGCACTTTTGCCATAATTAGACCACAAGTGACAATCTCTGCACTGTCCTATATCGGGAGATATACTGTAGGTTTCTTCATCCTGTACTTTAAGTACTGTTTTTCCAGTTATAGTACATTGTGCGAATGATAAACCGGAAATGAAGAACGCCAATAAAATTAGTAGTTGTGATTTCATGATTATTGTTTTATAAAATTATACCTGAATAACTCCCAAATTAAATTTTTCAGTAATAGGAGCATTGTTAGCGGCTTCAATTCCCATAGAAATCCATTTTCTAGTATCTGTTGGGTTAATAATGGCATCCGTCCAAAGTCTGGCTGCAGCATAAGTTGCTTCAGTTTGTTTCTGATATCTTTTTGAGATAGTATCCAAAATTTCGTTATGCTCTTCTTCAGAAATTTCTTTTCCTTGCTTTTTTAAGGTTGATTCTTGGATTTGCGCTAAAACTTTTGCGGCTTGAGCTCCACCCATTACCGCTAGATCTGCCCATGGCCAAGCTACGATTAATCTCGGATCATAAGCTTTACCGCACATTGCATAATTTCCTGCTCCATAAGAGTTCCCTGTAATAATAGTAAACTTAGGAACAACCGAGTTGGAAACAGCATTTACCATTTTTGCTCCGTCTTTAATGATACCTCCGTGTTCAGACTTAGAACCTACCATGAAGCCGGTAACATCCTGTAAGAATACTAAAGGAATTTTTCTTTGGTTACAGTTTGCAATGAATCTTGTTGCTTTATCGGCAGAATCAGAGTAGATTACTCCTCCGAACTGCATTTCTCCCTTACCGCTTTTAACCAGCTTTCTCTGATTAGCAACAATACCTACAGACCAACCGTCAATTCTTGCAGTAGCACAAACAATACTTTTTCCATAATCAGCCTTGTATTCTTCATATTCGGAGTTGTCTACTATGCATTTAATGATTTCGTAAGTATCATATTGCTCAGCCCTGGAAACAGGCATAATCCCGAAAATATTATCTGGATTTTCTTTTGGCGGAAAGCTTTCAATTCTATCAAAGCCTGCTTTTTCATTACTTCCGATAGACTTCATAATATTTTTGATTCTATCCAAAGCATCTTTATCATCTTTTGCCTTATAATCAGTAACCCCGGAAATAGAGCAGTGTGTAGTTGCTCCACCTAAAGTTTCATTGTCAATACTTTCACCAATTGCAGCTTTTACAAGATAACTTCCTGCGAGGAAGATGGATCCTGTTTTATCTACAATCATGGCTTCATCACTCATGATTGGTAAATATGCACCACCTGCAACACAGCTTCCCATCACTGCAGAGATCTGGATAATTCCCATAGAACTCATTTTGGCGTTGTTTCTGAAAATTCTTCCAAAATGTTCTTTATCAGGGAAGATTTCATCCTGCATCGGTAAATATACACCAGCAGAATCCACTAAATAAATGATTGGCAGCTTGTTTTCCATGGCGATTTCCTGTGCTCTAAGGTTTTTCTTTCCTGTGATCGGAAACCAGGCTCCGGCTTTTACAGAGGCATCATTAGCAACAACAATACACTGTCTTCCGGAAACATATCCTATTACCACGACAACACCACCACTAGGACATCCTCCATGCTCTTCATACATTTCGAATCCTGCAAATGCTCCAATTTCTATTGAATCTGAATTTTTATCAAGAAGATATTCAATTCTTTCTCTTGCGGTCATTTTTCCTTCGTCACGAAGTTTTTGAAGTCTTTTTTCACCGCCTCCTTTTTTTATTTCGGCAAGTAAACGATTGATTTCTGATAATTTTAATCTGTTTTGATCTTCTCTTTTGTTGAATTCAAGGTCCATAAAAATAAATTCATTTTATATAGTGCTAAAGATACTATTTTTAAAAGGAATTTAAACTGAATTAAAACAAGTGTTTAAAATATTGGTTTTCAGAAAATTGTGAAACTTTTAACACGAAAATATTTTTATATTATTAAGATTTTTTTTAACTTTACACTAGAGTATTGGAGGTATATTCTCTATAAAATACTCTAAGTTCCTAGTTTATTTTTTTAATAGTTTATTATTTGAAAGCCCTGAAAGTTGAACAAATTTTCAGGGTTTTTTTGTAAAAAATGAATAAATCTGCCCAATATGTTAAAGCGATTTGTAAATTTGCCTATTAAAATTAAAAAGAGGTAGGGTATGCATAAGTTGGCACTGTTCAGATTGCATTTAATTGTTTTTTTATGGGGATTTACGGCAATTTTGGGAAAACTTATTCATGCAAATGCACAGATTCTGGTTTTTTACAGAATGCTGTTCGCAGCTGTTGTTCTGTATGCCTTTATCAGGATTTATAAGAAAGAAAGTATAAAGGTTTCTAAGAAAATATTTTTTCAGCTGGCTGCAATTGGTTTTGCGATGGCGCTTCATTGGTATTGTTTTTTTTATTCGATTAAAGTGTCGAATGTTTCAATAGCTTTGAGCTGCCTTTCACTGTCGACATTATTTGCTTCCATTTTGGAGCCGATTATTTTTAAAAGAAAGATAGATGTTTCGGAAGTGATAATGGGATTGGTAATTGTGGCCTGTATATTATTAATATTTAAAACCGAATTCCAATATAAAGAAGGGATTTTTTACGGAATATTATGTGCCATATTCGGAACGATATTTTCGGTTTTTAATGGAAAAATGTTTGGGAAAACGAGTTCAGGAAATATCATTTTTTATGAAATTTTTTGCGGATGGTTTATGCTGATGGTGATTTATTTGTTCTCGGGGCAATTTTTTCACATGGATGAAATAAGTTACAGAGATATTGCGTTAATATGTTTGTTGGCGAGTGTTTTTACTGCTTTTCCCATGCTAGAATCTGTAAAACTGATGAAGTATATTTCACCTTTTACTTTAATTTTAACAGTTAATTTAGAACCGGTCTACGGAATTATATTAGCTTTTTTTATCTTTGGAGAATCGGAGCATATGAGTCCTATTTTTTATATCGCTTCATTTGTAATGATATTGGCAATTATTATTAATGGTTTAATAAAAGCAAAAAAACAAAAACAACTTAATTAAGCATCACCTGAAATATGATGAAAAAATACCTTTTAATACTATTTTCCTTCGCTTTTGGACTTTCCCAGTCTCAGATTATCAGAAAATATTCCAACGAATTTTTAAATATTGGAGCAGGAGCGAGAGGATTGGCAATGGGAGGAGCGGTAATCTCCAATCAGGATGATGTATATTCCCCGATGTGGAACCCGGCAGGTCTTTTATCTATTCAAAGAGACTGGCAGGGAGCTGCCATGCACGCAGAATATTTTGAATCTATTGCCAAATATGACTACTTAGCCTACGCAAAAGTATTAGAAGAAGGTGTTTTTGGAGTTTCTGTTGTAAGATTAGGGGTTGATAATATCTTGAATACTACTCAGATGATCGATTCCGAAGGGAATATTGATTACGATAAAATTACCAAATTCTCTCAGTCTGATTATGCAGCATTGCTTTCCTATGCTTTTCATCCGGCTGGAAATCCAAAGTTAGATGTAGGGGTGAATGCTAAAATCGTTTATCGTAATGTTGGAAAATTTGCTAATGGCTATGGTTTCGGTTTTGATGTTGGAGCCATTTATAAGGCAGATAATGGATGGAAGTTTGGAGGAATGCTCCGTGATGCAACCACAACGGTTAACTTCTGGAGCATCAATCAAAAAGAATTATCAACCGTTGTGAACGGTGAAGAATTCAACCCGGCTCCTACTGATAAAATGGAGCTTACCATGCCTAAATTGAATGTAGGAGCGAGCAAATTATTTGAAATTAATAGTAGTGTTTACGTTTTGCCTGAAGCAGGTATTAATGTCGACTTTGCGAAAACAGCAGCTCTTATTTCTTCTGATATTGCAAGTATTACTCCTTATGCAGGAGCTGAGTTAGGATACCAGAAAATGATCTTTGTAAGACTAGGTGTAAATAGATTTCAATCCATTACAGATATCGAAGACTTGAAAAGAAAAGTTTCCTTTCAGCCAAGTGCGGGGATAGGCATCAGATACAGAGGTCTTACACTGGATTATGCCATCAGTAATTCAGGAATTGGAGGATCCAATTTCTACTCCAATTTCTTCTCGTTGAAATTGGATATGGGAGAATTTAGAAATGATTAAAATTTATGAAAATGAAAAAAGCAGCAATATTCATCCTTGCCTTTACTTCTTTAACAGCTTTTGCACAAAAAGTTTCTGATTATAAATATGTGACACTTCCTGCTAAATTTGATACTTTTAAAGAAGATTTCGGCTTAGGAGAATTGTTAACAAAAACATTACGAAGTAAAAATTATACTGTTATTCCTGCAGATAAATTACAATGGCCGTCTGAAGCAAAAGATAATCCTTGTAATGTATTATTGGCAGATATTGTTAATGACAGTGGCTTTTTGAGGAATAAGGTCTTAGTAAAGTTTAAAGATTGTAACGATAAAGAAATACAATCTATTAAAGGTGCTTCTAGTATTAAAGAATATAAAGAAGGATATCAGGATGCCTTGAAACAGACTTTTGTGTCGATTTCTCCTGCAAATCCGACAAATCAAACGATGGTTCAAACTAAAATTCAGGAAACAACAGTATCATCTACTCCTCAGTCTGTCAATACCCCTTCATCAGATAATCTTGCTGTTAGATTCAGCAATGGTAAAATGGATCTGCAGAAAATTCAAATGGATGGTTCCCAATTTATCTTGGTGAGCCCAAACAGCTCATCTCCTTTTGCAACTTTTAAGACTACAAGTAAAAATGATGTTTTCAGAGTAAAACTACAAAACGGGGGATCTACATTGGGGTATTTTGAAAATGGAAATATTGTCATTGAAGTTCCGCAATCTAACGGTGAATACTCAAAAGAAGTATTTTCAAAAAAATAACTTAAAGAATTTAATGATAAAATAAAAGCTCTCAATTTTGAGAGCTTTTTTATGATATAAAATCAAAATTATTTTTTAATAAACTTGATTTTTTGATCGGCTTTATGATCATTCACTTTTGCAAAATAGGTTCCTGGAGCAAGATCAGAAAGCTTAACTGAAACAGTTTCACTTTTTGCAGAAACAGTTTTAAGAAGTTTTCCATTCATGTCATAGATTTCAACTGACTCAATTATATTTTTACCTTCTATAGTTAAGAGATCAGAGACAGGATTGGGATAGATTTTTGAAGAAATTTTTGTTACTTCAGAAGTAGCTAATGTTCCTATATTTGCCGTGTAATCTGTCCAGGTTCCATAGTTATAGGCTCCACAAGGAGAATCTGCAGGGGTACCATTTGCTGAATTGGCTAAACGGTTCCATACCCTCATTCTGTAATTCCCTGAAGCCACAGAGGTTGGAATGGTAAAGTTTCCTGAATAAGTTTGTGTATCACTGGCAATATAACCAGGTAAAAATAATGTTTCTCCGGCATCATCAAAATCTCCGTCTTTATTGAAGTCTATAGCCATTCCACAAGCAATCCATCCCACAGTAGTTATATTAATGCCATAAGAAGTTCCTGTACTCAGGTTTACCGTTACAGAAGTACGGTCTCTTCCAGATGTACAGGTTCCAGAGGCAAACGTATTATCGAAACTGGCAGAAGGAATGGTTACCTGAGTAATTCTCCAGTTTGTGCATCCACTGGAATAGCTAGGGTTACAATAGGTTTGTGCGCTAAAAAGATTGGTTAGTGTAAACGTAATAATTGCAGCAAATAGTTTTGCTAAAAAATAGTTTTTTTTCATAATGATAATATTTAATAATTAAATGTTTAAGCTAAATTATGAAAAAAACACTAATAATTGAATTTTTAAATTAAATAGTTATGATTTTAAGTTTTTTATTGGTTTATTTATTGAGAAAATCGTGAATGACTTTCGCTTTAACTTTTCCGACGATCTCCTCCAAAGTTTCCAGATTGGATTCTTTTATGCGTTTTACAGATTTCAGTTTTGAAAGTAATAATTCAATCGTTTTTTCTCCCACACCCGGAATTTCTTCCAGTTCAGATTTTATGGTAGAGTTTTTTCTTCTGGTTCTGTGATGTTTTACGCCGAAACGGTGAGCTTCATCTCTTACTCTTTGCAGAATTTTTAATGTTTCCGATTTTTTATCAAGATACAAAGGAATAGGATCTTCAGGAAAGAAAATCTCTTCCAGTCTTTTTGCGATTCCGACGATGGTAATTTTACCATATAATCCCAGTAAACGTAAACTTTTTACAGCAGAAGATAACTGTCCCTTTCCTCCATCAATCAAAATCAATTGAGGTAAGCTTTCTCCCTCATCTAGCATTCTTTTATAGCGGCGATAAATTACTTCTTCCATAGTGGCAAAGTCATTTGGACCCTCCACTGTTTTGGGATGGAAAATTCTATAGTCGGCTTTACTTGGTTTTCCGTCTTTAAATACGACACAGGCAGAAACAGGATTTGTACCTTGTATGTTTGAATTATCAAAACCTTCAATATGTCTTGGCTCAACAGGCATCCTCAATAACTTCTGCATTTCTGCCATTATTCTGTTGGTGTGCCTTTCCGGATCAACGATCTGAACCTGCTTTAATTTTTCTAAACGGTATTCCTTCGCATTTTTTTCGGATAATTCTACGATACGTTTTTTATCCCCAACTTTTGGAACGATCAGTTTTACATTCGGAATTTCTACAGATAAATGGAAGGGTAGAAGAACTTCTTTTGAATCCGAACTAAACTTTTGCCTGATTTCAATTAAAGCTTCTTCCATAATATCCTCATCGGATTCTTCAAGGATTTTTTTAATTTCAGTGGTGAAACTCTGAATGATATTTCCGTTTCTGATCTTAAAGAAATTTACATAAGCAGCCGTCTCATCACTCGTCATTCCAAATA
Proteins encoded in this window:
- a CDS encoding acyl-CoA carboxylase subunit beta; the protein is MDLEFNKREDQNRLKLSEINRLLAEIKKGGGEKRLQKLRDEGKMTARERIEYLLDKNSDSIEIGAFAGFEMYEEHGGCPSGGVVVVIGYVSGRQCIVVANDASVKAGAWFPITGKKNLRAQEIAMENKLPIIYLVDSAGVYLPMQDEIFPDKEHFGRIFRNNAKMSSMGIIQISAVMGSCVAGGAYLPIMSDEAMIVDKTGSIFLAGSYLVKAAIGESIDNETLGGATTHCSISGVTDYKAKDDKDALDRIKNIMKSIGSNEKAGFDRIESFPPKENPDNIFGIMPVSRAEQYDTYEIIKCIVDNSEYEEYKADYGKSIVCATARIDGWSVGIVANQRKLVKSGKGEMQFGGVIYSDSADKATRFIANCNQRKIPLVFLQDVTGFMVGSKSEHGGIIKDGAKMVNAVSNSVVPKFTIITGNSYGAGNYAMCGKAYDPRLIVAWPWADLAVMGGAQAAKVLAQIQESTLKKQGKEISEEEHNEILDTISKRYQKQTEATYAAARLWTDAIINPTDTRKWISMGIEAANNAPITEKFNLGVIQV
- a CDS encoding DMT family transporter — protein: MHKLALFRLHLIVFLWGFTAILGKLIHANAQILVFYRMLFAAVVLYAFIRIYKKESIKVSKKIFFQLAAIGFAMALHWYCFFYSIKVSNVSIALSCLSLSTLFASILEPIIFKRKIDVSEVIMGLVIVACILLIFKTEFQYKEGIFYGILCAIFGTIFSVFNGKMFGKTSSGNIIFYEIFCGWFMLMVIYLFSGQFFHMDEISYRDIALICLLASVFTAFPMLESVKLMKYISPFTLILTVNLEPVYGIILAFFIFGESEHMSPIFYIASFVMILAIIINGLIKAKKQKQLN
- a CDS encoding putative type IX sorting system protein PorV2, producing MMKKYLLILFSFAFGLSQSQIIRKYSNEFLNIGAGARGLAMGGAVISNQDDVYSPMWNPAGLLSIQRDWQGAAMHAEYFESIAKYDYLAYAKVLEEGVFGVSVVRLGVDNILNTTQMIDSEGNIDYDKITKFSQSDYAALLSYAFHPAGNPKLDVGVNAKIVYRNVGKFANGYGFGFDVGAIYKADNGWKFGGMLRDATTTVNFWSINQKELSTVVNGEEFNPAPTDKMELTMPKLNVGASKLFEINSSVYVLPEAGINVDFAKTAALISSDIASITPYAGAELGYQKMIFVRLGVNRFQSITDIEDLKRKVSFQPSAGIGIRYRGLTLDYAISNSGIGGSNFYSNFFSLKLDMGEFRND
- a CDS encoding T9SS type A sorting domain-containing protein yields the protein MKKNYFLAKLFAAIITFTLTNLFSAQTYCNPSYSSGCTNWRITQVTIPSASFDNTFASGTCTSGRDRTSVTVNLSTGTSYGINITTVGWIACGMAIDFNKDGDFDDAGETLFLPGYIASDTQTYSGNFTIPTSVASGNYRMRVWNRLANSANGTPADSPCGAYNYGTWTDYTANIGTLATSEVTKISSKIYPNPVSDLLTIEGKNIIESVEIYDMNGKLLKTVSAKSETVSVKLSDLAPGTYFAKVNDHKADQKIKFIKK
- the uvrC gene encoding excinuclease ABC subunit UvrC, with product MNPSLELQLKTLPSEPGVYRYYDKNDQLLYVGKAKNLKKRVLSYFNKNLSGYRIKIMVGKIQRLETTIVNSEYDALLLENNLIKEHQPFYNVMLKDDKTYPWICIKNEDFPRIFLTRNVIKDGSEYYGPYAKVRPAKILLDTIKHIYKLRTCNLNLAPNKIDDGKYKVCLEYHIKNCEGPCEGLESKEDYDEKIDAIRGIIKGDFRKAKEYLINQMMKHAENLQFEQAQLIKERLDILEDYQAKNTVVNPNIDDVDVFGMTSDETAAYVNFFKIRNGNIIQSFTTEIKKILEESDEDIMEEALIEIRQKFSSDSKEVLLPFHLSVEIPNVKLIVPKVGDKKRIVELSEKNAKEYRLEKLKQVQIVDPERHTNRIMAEMQKLLRMPVEPRHIEGFDNSNIQGTNPVSACVVFKDGKPSKADYRIFHPKTVEGPNDFATMEEVIYRRYKRMLDEGESLPQLILIDGGKGQLSSAVKSLRLLGLYGKITIVGIAKRLEEIFFPEDPIPLYLDKKSETLKILQRVRDEAHRFGVKHHRTRRKNSTIKSELEEIPGVGEKTIELLLSKLKSVKRIKESNLETLEEIVGKVKAKVIHDFLNK